A part of Paenibacillus sp. 481 genomic DNA contains:
- a CDS encoding helix-turn-helix domain-containing protein, translating into MSMGSLKYPSIGDLLRQRRNEVNVTLGRLQDITNINKGTISKIENGEVKQPEFSTIHPIAQALNISFEDTVTCYIQNEHRADVLYTLLQEIIRKQEEDPLLVSKVATKFLEAPRQDSYDAITKLYNTSIALNNSTLQLVMYEVIICYTRGHGVMPYLAKSLYQKYVIERNDFSRLYTTYETGKYILNYVDMLSPEERISLYFKLGIHAYTLQMYEESIDFCKNAIYLDNSDSEFTINAVGILQDAYLYLGAYDLSEKYLNQYRKYAHYRVTDNVRLVTAMLTAKRGNTELAIAQFQECLQNCKDDFIVHVVNQLLILYLEKDQLSAIGDLLQLDEKITAITYTAPLKRSELAHFYKLKGDYYARIKMKEHEDVVGSYLESAFKYAQVNDIQKERECMYTVFDLFTQNNQEIDMETVTMIKNFYTRCKTNSN; encoded by the coding sequence ATGTCCATGGGCTCGCTAAAGTATCCATCAATAGGCGACCTCCTTAGACAACGTAGAAATGAAGTGAACGTCACGTTAGGCCGGTTACAAGACATAACGAACATTAACAAAGGAACGATTTCCAAAATTGAAAATGGGGAGGTTAAGCAGCCTGAATTTTCGACCATTCATCCCATTGCACAAGCCTTAAATATTTCGTTCGAGGATACAGTCACATGTTATATACAAAATGAACATCGGGCAGACGTACTGTACACCTTATTGCAAGAAATTATCCGTAAGCAAGAGGAAGACCCGCTACTCGTATCCAAAGTGGCGACCAAATTTCTGGAAGCACCGCGACAAGACAGCTATGATGCCATAACGAAGCTGTATAACACCTCGATAGCGCTTAACAATTCTACCTTACAGCTTGTGATGTACGAAGTCATTATTTGCTACACACGTGGTCACGGCGTGATGCCTTATTTAGCGAAATCTTTATATCAAAAGTACGTCATCGAACGCAATGATTTTAGTCGGCTGTACACCACATACGAGACTGGAAAATACATTCTAAATTATGTGGATATGCTATCGCCAGAAGAGCGTATCAGTTTGTATTTTAAGCTTGGCATTCATGCTTACACGTTGCAAATGTACGAAGAAAGTATTGATTTTTGCAAAAATGCGATTTACTTGGACAATTCAGATAGTGAATTTACGATTAATGCGGTTGGAATTTTACAAGATGCTTATTTGTATTTAGGGGCTTACGATTTATCGGAAAAATATTTGAATCAATACCGGAAATATGCTCATTATCGTGTGACTGACAATGTAAGACTAGTGACCGCCATGTTAACAGCAAAAAGAGGCAATACGGAACTGGCCATCGCACAATTTCAAGAATGCCTCCAAAATTGCAAAGATGATTTTATTGTACATGTGGTCAACCAACTCTTGATCCTCTATTTAGAAAAGGATCAATTATCAGCGATAGGTGATCTATTACAGCTAGATGAAAAAATCACCGCGATTACCTATACAGCACCACTTAAACGTTCTGAGCTGGCTCATTTTTACAAACTTAAAGGAGATTACTACGCGAGAATAAAAATGAAAGAGCATGAGGATGTAGTAGGTAGCTATTTGGAAAGTGCGTTCAAGTACGCTCAAGTGAATGACATTCAAAAAGAACGTGAGTGCATGTACACCGTGTTTGATCTGTTTACACAGAACAATCAAGAGATTGATATGGAAACGGTTACAATGATTAAAAATTTTTATACTCGTTGCAAAACGAATTCAAATTGA
- a CDS encoding aspartyl-phosphate phosphatase Spo0E family protein, which yields MCLVQYSSEEMLLFKMNTLKKRLNQAVDEYDSLTDERVVQISQELDVYVLQFQMNTMTKTKYKEVLQ from the coding sequence ATGTGCTTGGTACAATACAGCAGTGAAGAGATGTTGTTGTTTAAAATGAACACGCTAAAAAAGCGGTTAAATCAAGCTGTGGACGAGTACGACAGCTTAACCGATGAGCGCGTCGTACAAATCAGCCAAGAATTGGATGTGTATGTGTTGCAGTTTCAAATGAATACGATGACGAAAACCAAGTACAAGGAGGTTCTACAATGA
- a CDS encoding helix-turn-helix transcriptional regulator, translating to MKNPRNWLIHHRGAKTQTEVAKMSFINRSSYCNIESGRRDPSVQVAKRIGRALHFDWKHFFEKNDVAYDELKAVFTGNKHSR from the coding sequence ATGAAAAATCCTCGGAATTGGCTGATACACCATCGTGGAGCTAAGACGCAAACGGAAGTCGCCAAAATGTCGTTCATTAACCGCAGCTCCTATTGCAACATTGAATCTGGTAGGCGTGATCCGAGCGTGCAAGTAGCAAAGCGAATTGGACGAGCGCTGCACTTTGATTGGAAGCATTTTTTTGAGAAAAATGATGTTGCTTATGACGAATTGAAGGCCGTGTTTACTGGGAATAAACACAGCCGTTAA
- a CDS encoding SMI1/KNR4 family protein, which produces MDNLYRTVDIVQGLKKRLQRYSLVVPNVYGIWHVARFSFHPPASTAQLRAFYDQYRFILPSDYIEFVKLHNGARLFSVGSDRGLEIFGLEQLAEQLQKNSLHHLTIACNASTQICIRDTIDGLYLADHNGWVSDYLQMNFAQWLGHVIAANGSDFWNWKIPQRVQDSKLH; this is translated from the coding sequence GTGGACAACCTGTATAGAACCGTCGATATTGTACAAGGTCTGAAAAAGCGGCTACAGCGCTATTCCTTAGTTGTTCCAAACGTTTATGGCATCTGGCATGTGGCTAGATTCTCATTCCATCCACCAGCATCGACAGCTCAACTTCGTGCTTTTTATGATCAATATCGATTCATCCTTCCAAGTGACTACATCGAATTTGTGAAGCTTCATAATGGCGCTAGGTTATTTAGTGTGGGTTCGGATCGTGGCCTTGAAATATTCGGGCTAGAACAGCTTGCTGAGCAGCTGCAAAAAAATTCACTTCACCATCTGACCATAGCCTGCAATGCATCCACGCAGATCTGTATTCGAGACACCATAGACGGGTTATACTTGGCGGATCATAACGGTTGGGTTAGCGACTATTTGCAAATGAATTTTGCTCAATGGCTTGGGCATGTAATCGCCGCTAATGGTTCTGACTTTTGGAATTGGAAGATTCCGCAACGAGTTCAGGACAGCAAGCTACATTAA
- a CDS encoding GNAT family N-acetyltransferase, translating into MVIRTALRSDLEGIVRLLVDDELGISRERFEIPLPQAYIDAFSAIEQQAGNSIIVAVEGNEVIGCLQLTFVPGLARLGMTRAQIEGVRVDKQYRRKGIGEALFRYAIESAKAYGCGLVQLTTDKQRTDAHRFYERLGFVSTHEGMKLSL; encoded by the coding sequence ATGGTTATAAGAACCGCATTACGAAGTGATCTCGAAGGAATTGTGCGCTTATTGGTTGATGATGAGCTTGGAATAAGTCGAGAACGATTTGAAATTCCATTACCTCAAGCGTACATAGATGCTTTCTCAGCAATCGAACAGCAGGCAGGAAATTCAATCATTGTTGCCGTAGAAGGCAACGAGGTCATTGGCTGTCTTCAACTTACATTCGTACCAGGACTTGCTCGATTAGGTATGACACGGGCTCAAATTGAGGGTGTCCGTGTGGATAAGCAGTATCGCAGGAAAGGTATTGGAGAGGCTCTTTTTCGCTACGCGATCGAATCTGCCAAGGCATATGGCTGTGGGTTAGTTCAATTAACAACAGATAAGCAACGAACCGATGCTCATCGTTTCTATGAACGTCTAGGATTTGTGTCTACTCACGAAGGTATGAAGTTATCTTTATAA
- the argS gene encoding arginine--tRNA ligase — translation MHNYKQRVAHQLSSFIQAVEEHDILALLEYPPNPDMGDISLPCFKLSKLLRKSPQDIANELKETIHGDDIERVDAVAGYLNIFLNRSQFAHEVVNSVLAAGDRYGAQQIGQGRTVVIDFSSPNIAKPFHVGHLRSTVIGNALYRIFAYLGYDVVGVNHLGDWGTQFGKLIVAYQRWGNQQQVETGAIDELLRLYVKFHDEAESNPELENEARAWFVRMEAGDKEALALWEWFIDVSLKEFQNIYDLLGVQFDIFTGESFYNDKMGPVIEELRTKGLLVEDDGAWLVKLDEYNMSPALMLKKDGSSLYHTRDVTAALYRKSHYQFDKVIYVTDYAQNLHFQQCFKIVELMGYDWSKDLIHVPFGRVSLEGMSLSTRKGNVVKLDDLLKQAIAKIQSIIEAKNPHLENKEEVARQVGVGAVIFNDLSANRIKDIVFSWEDALNFEGETGPYVQYTHARACSVLRKANGGEGIDLPEQNVPFAPALLQEQSTSQVLKELYLFTERIEQAMVKLEPSIVSRYLVDLAQAFNRFYHDCPILVDEPELRAARLSIVKCVQITLRNGLRLIGLQSPEKL, via the coding sequence ATGCACAACTACAAACAACGCGTTGCTCATCAACTCTCTTCATTTATACAAGCAGTCGAAGAACATGACATTTTGGCATTGCTCGAATATCCACCGAATCCAGACATGGGCGATATATCGCTGCCTTGTTTCAAACTAAGCAAACTGCTGCGCAAATCGCCGCAAGACATTGCTAATGAATTAAAAGAAACCATACACGGTGACGACATTGAGCGTGTAGATGCGGTTGCGGGGTATTTGAACATCTTTTTGAACCGCTCACAATTTGCTCATGAAGTCGTGAACAGCGTTCTTGCAGCGGGCGACCGTTACGGTGCGCAACAAATCGGGCAAGGTCGAACTGTTGTGATTGATTTTTCTTCACCGAATATCGCGAAGCCGTTTCACGTTGGGCATTTGAGATCGACGGTGATCGGTAATGCGCTGTACCGCATTTTTGCGTATTTGGGCTACGATGTTGTCGGCGTAAATCATCTTGGGGATTGGGGAACTCAATTTGGCAAGTTAATTGTGGCCTACCAACGCTGGGGCAATCAGCAGCAAGTGGAGACCGGAGCGATTGATGAGCTGCTGCGCTTGTATGTGAAGTTCCACGATGAAGCTGAATCGAATCCAGAGTTGGAAAATGAAGCCCGTGCGTGGTTCGTCCGGATGGAAGCAGGCGATAAGGAAGCTTTAGCCCTGTGGGAGTGGTTCATAGACGTTAGTCTTAAGGAGTTTCAAAACATATACGACCTGCTGGGCGTTCAATTCGATATTTTCACTGGAGAGAGTTTCTATAACGATAAAATGGGGCCTGTCATCGAAGAGCTGCGCACTAAAGGCTTGCTCGTCGAAGATGATGGCGCTTGGCTCGTCAAGTTGGATGAGTACAATATGTCCCCTGCGCTGATGCTCAAAAAGGACGGTAGCTCGCTTTATCATACGCGCGATGTCACGGCCGCTCTTTACAGAAAATCGCACTACCAGTTTGATAAAGTGATCTATGTAACGGACTACGCCCAAAATCTCCATTTTCAGCAATGCTTCAAAATTGTTGAGTTAATGGGATATGACTGGTCCAAGGATCTGATCCATGTTCCGTTTGGTCGCGTTAGTCTGGAAGGCATGAGCCTGTCGACCCGCAAGGGGAACGTCGTTAAATTAGATGATTTGCTGAAGCAAGCCATCGCTAAAATTCAATCCATCATCGAAGCCAAAAATCCTCATTTGGAAAATAAAGAGGAAGTGGCGCGGCAGGTGGGTGTCGGGGCTGTTATTTTTAACGATTTGAGTGCAAATCGGATTAAGGATATTGTGTTCTCTTGGGAAGATGCCCTTAACTTCGAAGGGGAGACGGGGCCGTACGTGCAGTACACGCATGCTAGAGCTTGCAGCGTCTTGCGGAAAGCGAATGGCGGAGAGGGTATTGATCTGCCAGAGCAGAATGTGCCGTTTGCGCCTGCGTTGCTTCAAGAGCAATCTACGTCACAAGTGCTTAAAGAGTTGTATCTGTTTACGGAGCGTATCGAGCAGGCGATGGTGAAGTTGGAGCCGTCCATTGTGAGCCGTTATTTGGTTGATTTGGCGCAAGCGTTTAACCGTTTTTATCACGATTGTCCAATCCTAGTGGACGAGCCTGAATTGCGGGCGGCAAGGCTATCCATTGTAAAATGTGTCCAAATTACGCTGCGCAATGGCTTGCGTCTGATCGGCTTGCAATCGCCAGAGAAGTTGTAG
- a CDS encoding MFS transporter — MDNGMGRWKQHALLLGGIGVSHFGNWIYLIALNILVLDMTNSAAAVAGLYIIGPIARLFTNLWAGSVIDRMNKRHLMILADVIRGALIFLIPLMSSIWAIYVIMFVANLASAFFGPSSTFYITKLVAPDERKRFNSLMSMLTSGSFLLGPAIAGVLIITIGTAWCVVINAVSFFICAFLISMLPNVVDENLAKREPVRLRVILEDWKLVQQFMLDSRYFIRIYLLYQSAIMIFFALDSQEVTYIKQYLHLDDQLYGLIVSLAGVGALLGAAASAIVANRFSLQAYLAVGMLFSTLGYAMFYLSSQFWTATFSFVFLGFVMSFSNTGYSTFYQNNVPTSIMGRFGSTEGMFQSVVQIIATSTLGLMAEWFDLQLVCMIFALMAVLISIGLFVNVYQKSKQSYYAESQM; from the coding sequence GTGGATAACGGGATGGGGAGATGGAAGCAGCATGCTTTACTGTTAGGTGGAATTGGGGTTTCTCATTTTGGCAACTGGATCTACTTAATTGCGTTGAACATTTTAGTGCTGGATATGACGAATTCAGCAGCTGCTGTAGCAGGGTTATACATAATCGGGCCCATTGCGAGGCTGTTTACGAATTTATGGGCAGGTTCAGTCATTGATCGTATGAACAAAAGGCATTTGATGATTCTAGCGGACGTTATTCGGGGAGCGTTAATTTTCCTCATTCCATTGATGTCGTCGATATGGGCGATATATGTCATTATGTTCGTTGCTAATTTAGCGTCAGCTTTTTTCGGCCCGAGTTCAACCTTTTATATTACAAAGTTAGTTGCACCAGATGAGCGCAAGCGATTCAATTCGCTGATGAGTATGCTAACTTCAGGCTCATTTCTCCTAGGGCCAGCGATTGCAGGCGTACTCATTATTACGATCGGGACCGCTTGGTGTGTTGTTATAAATGCGGTCAGCTTCTTTATATGTGCATTTCTGATCAGCATGCTGCCAAATGTGGTGGATGAGAATCTAGCGAAGCGGGAGCCTGTTCGTCTGCGAGTCATACTAGAAGATTGGAAGCTTGTGCAGCAATTTATGCTAGATTCGCGCTATTTTATCCGCATTTATTTGCTGTATCAAAGCGCAATCATGATTTTCTTCGCGCTCGATTCGCAAGAAGTGACGTACATTAAGCAATACTTACACCTTGATGACCAGCTTTATGGGCTTATTGTGAGTCTAGCAGGAGTGGGAGCGCTGCTCGGTGCTGCGGCATCAGCCATTGTGGCAAATCGATTCTCGCTCCAAGCGTATTTAGCGGTAGGTATGCTATTTTCAACGCTCGGCTATGCGATGTTTTATTTATCTTCTCAATTTTGGACGGCTACGTTCAGCTTTGTCTTCTTAGGATTTGTGATGTCTTTTTCAAATACCGGATACAGCACGTTTTATCAAAATAATGTGCCTACGTCTATTATGGGGCGATTCGGGAGTACGGAAGGTATGTTTCAAAGTGTTGTGCAAATTATAGCTACATCTACGCTAGGATTGATGGCAGAATGGTTTGATTTGCAGCTTGTGTGTATGATTTTTGCGCTTATGGCCGTTTTGATTTCGATTGGCTTGTTCGTAAACGTATACCAGAAGTCGAAACAGTCTTATTATGCGGAAAGTCAGATGTAA
- a CDS encoding VanZ family protein, whose protein sequence is MTMTITHQRKFMIWMLLTIVWMGFIFYKSSQSYSEQDLRPAFASYIEAETLQKYIPHISFTYDNQRVSWEEPYDFVEFFIRKAAHVVSFGLLCFLSIKTLLATSLRRGTAILFGGFFSFLYACSDEWHQSFVIGRTGHIEDVWVDSIGIVLIVLFFAWRTFAQQKSS, encoded by the coding sequence ATGACGATGACGATTACACATCAACGGAAATTTATGATTTGGATGCTGCTTACCATCGTATGGATGGGGTTTATTTTTTATAAATCATCACAGTCCTACTCGGAGCAGGATTTACGTCCAGCCTTTGCCTCCTATATCGAGGCAGAAACGCTGCAAAAGTACATTCCGCACATTTCTTTTACCTATGACAATCAGCGTGTGAGCTGGGAAGAGCCTTATGACTTTGTTGAATTTTTTATTCGTAAAGCGGCTCATGTGGTATCGTTCGGATTACTATGCTTTCTGTCTATCAAAACGCTGTTAGCGACATCGTTACGAAGAGGAACTGCGATTCTTTTTGGAGGTTTTTTCTCATTCCTATATGCGTGCTCGGACGAGTGGCATCAATCGTTTGTCATCGGCAGGACAGGACATATTGAGGATGTGTGGGTCGACTCGATCGGAATTGTTCTGATCGTGCTCTTTTTTGCTTGGCGCACATTCGCGCAGCAGAAATCATCTTAA
- a CDS encoding DUF2971 domain-containing protein yields the protein MDRAFFKPHIACFSKYGALLRQWRSYANDGRGVAIGFELDYFNAIKSTENKEFVVKDVIYDSQRQIEVIKNELSEEKIIEEYKKNSQIRI from the coding sequence TTGGACAGAGCATTTTTTAAACCTCATATTGCGTGCTTTTCAAAGTATGGTGCTCTTCTTAGACAGTGGAGGTCATACGCTAACGATGGAAGAGGAGTAGCTATTGGTTTCGAACTGGATTATTTTAATGCTATTAAATCAACAGAAAATAAAGAGTTCGTAGTTAAAGATGTTATTTACGACAGTCAAAGGCAAATAGAAGTAATCAAAAATGAGTTAAGTGAAGAAAAAATAATTGAGGAATATAAAAAAAATTCACAAATACGAATATAG
- a CDS encoding sugar phosphate isomerase/epimerase family protein, with translation MKLGISTYSLYAAMQRQQMSVTDVLVWIQEQGAEHAEIVPLEYDLLEQSALVTQIRDTAGNIGLELSNYCMGANFAGLNESAFDKEIERVKAHVDVANELGIKHMRHDVASRPHAETGYAFFEQDFPQLVEACQQIADYAASYGITTTIENHGFYVQASERVKRLVLAVDRSNFRTTLDVGNFICVDENPLTAVANNIDLASMVHLKDFYLRPADRNPGGGWFRSLHGQYVRGAIVGQGDLPLYDLIRIVKAAGYDGPISIEFEGMEDCLEGTRLALENARRIWNEV, from the coding sequence TTGAAACTGGGAATAAGTACGTACAGCTTGTATGCCGCGATGCAACGCCAGCAGATGTCGGTGACGGATGTGCTTGTGTGGATACAGGAACAAGGAGCGGAACATGCCGAAATTGTGCCGTTAGAATACGATTTGTTGGAACAGTCAGCACTGGTGACGCAAATTCGGGACACGGCAGGCAACATCGGACTGGAGCTGTCCAATTATTGTATGGGGGCTAATTTTGCAGGGCTAAATGAAAGCGCTTTTGATAAAGAGATTGAGCGAGTAAAGGCACATGTGGATGTGGCAAATGAGCTAGGCATTAAGCATATGCGGCATGATGTGGCGAGCCGCCCGCATGCAGAGACGGGGTACGCGTTTTTTGAGCAAGATTTCCCGCAGCTAGTGGAAGCGTGTCAGCAAATTGCCGACTATGCGGCCTCATATGGCATAACGACGACGATTGAAAATCATGGCTTCTATGTACAGGCAAGTGAACGTGTAAAAAGGCTTGTACTCGCAGTGGATCGCAGCAATTTCCGCACGACATTAGATGTAGGTAACTTCATTTGCGTTGATGAGAATCCACTTACAGCGGTGGCTAACAATATCGATTTGGCATCAATGGTCCATTTGAAAGATTTTTATTTGCGACCTGCTGACCGCAACCCTGGCGGTGGATGGTTCCGTTCGCTACACGGGCAATATGTGCGCGGTGCGATTGTGGGGCAGGGAGATTTACCATTATACGATTTGATTCGAATCGTGAAGGCAGCAGGGTATGACGGGCCTATTTCGATTGAATTTGAAGGAATGGAAGATTGTCTGGAAGGTACACGACTTGCACTGGAAAATGCGAGACGGATATGGAACGAGGTTTAA
- a CDS encoding Gfo/Idh/MocA family protein: MSKVRIALIGAGSISDNHLAGYAENKEADIVAICDLNEERARAKADKYGATKVFTDYKELLADQEIDAVSICTWNNTHAHIAIAALEAGKHVLVEKPLCKTVEDALAVQTAQQKSGKTLQIGYVRRYGTNTSVLKKFIDAGDLGHIYYAKASCLRRLGNPGGWFSDMERSGGGPLIDLGVHMIDLCWYLMGKPKVKSVSGNTYNLLGNRGHIEHLSFYQAADYNAELNTVEDLGNALIRFENGASLAVDVSFSLHLKKDELSVKLFGDKGGAEVEPELTIISERHNTIMNIAPQIDHLSFDFERGFQNEINHFIDCCLGRTETICPVEDGVEMMKMLCGIYESSKKGTEIVYT; this comes from the coding sequence ATGAGTAAAGTAAGAATAGCATTAATTGGGGCAGGTTCGATATCAGATAATCATTTAGCCGGCTATGCTGAGAACAAGGAAGCGGATATTGTTGCGATTTGTGATTTGAATGAGGAGCGCGCGCGGGCAAAAGCAGATAAGTATGGCGCGACTAAGGTGTTTACCGATTATAAGGAGCTGCTTGCGGATCAGGAAATTGATGCGGTGAGCATTTGTACATGGAACAATACGCATGCCCATATCGCGATCGCGGCCTTGGAAGCGGGTAAGCATGTGTTAGTAGAGAAGCCGTTGTGTAAGACGGTGGAAGATGCACTGGCCGTGCAAACGGCTCAACAAAAGAGCGGAAAAACGTTGCAGATCGGCTATGTACGCCGCTATGGAACGAATACGAGTGTGCTGAAAAAGTTTATTGATGCAGGCGATCTCGGCCACATTTATTACGCGAAGGCGTCATGCTTGCGTCGGCTGGGCAATCCAGGCGGATGGTTCAGTGACATGGAGCGCTCTGGCGGTGGGCCGTTGATCGATTTGGGCGTGCATATGATCGATTTGTGCTGGTATCTTATGGGCAAGCCGAAGGTGAAATCGGTCAGCGGCAATACGTACAATTTGCTCGGCAATCGCGGTCATATTGAGCATTTGTCGTTCTATCAAGCGGCTGACTATAATGCGGAGTTGAATACGGTCGAGGATTTGGGCAATGCATTGATTCGTTTTGAAAATGGAGCTTCGCTTGCGGTAGATGTGAGTTTCTCGCTGCATTTGAAAAAAGATGAGTTGTCCGTGAAGCTGTTCGGAGATAAAGGTGGAGCTGAAGTGGAGCCGGAGCTAACGATTATTAGTGAGCGGCACAATACGATTATGAATATAGCACCGCAAATTGATCATTTAAGCTTTGATTTTGAGCGTGGTTTCCAAAATGAGATCAACCATTTTATCGATTGTTGCCTTGGACGGACAGAAACGATTTGTCCGGTTGAGGATGGGGTCGAGATGATGAAAATGTTGTGCGGCATTTACGAGTCGAGCAAAAAGGGCACGGAGATTGTGTATACGTAG